Proteins encoded together in one Amblyomma americanum isolate KBUSLIRL-KWMA chromosome 1, ASM5285725v1, whole genome shotgun sequence window:
- the LOC144132574 gene encoding chitinase-3-like protein 1: MHDAQVEASEAFLGELRSRKRVALELSLFGYAYRLRNTGSYELRASVRGPAPPRPFIDERGLLVYFEICLEFSSDLSVPLYNKEADCKIAVNRDKGQWIGYDNKATILNNVLFAKRMRMGSIAVVTVDMDDYNGNCGQRNVLLGQLHNALNELDRPIKRLSANLSLSESASSSTTAPAVVAQWNVQERYMHC, translated from the exons ATGCATGACGCGCAGGTGGAGGCGAGCGAGGCGTTCCTCGGCGAGCTACGCTCCCGGAAGCGCGTAGCCCTGGAGTTGTCGCTGTTCGGCTACGCCTACAGGCTACGCAACACTGGGAGCTACGAGCTGCGAGCTAGCGTCCGTGGACCCGCTCCCCCGAGACCGTTCATCGACGAGCGCGGGCTTCTCGTCTATTTCGAG ATCTGCCTCGAATTCAGCTCCGACCTGTCGGTGCCACTGTACAACAAGGAAGCCGACTGCAAGATCGCCGTCAACCGGGACAAAGGACAGTGGATTGGCTACGACAACAAGGCCACCATTCTCAACAAC GTGCTGTTCGCCAAGCGAATGCGTATGGGCAGTATCGCCGTGGTGACCGTTGACATGGACGACTACAACGGCAACTGCGGCCAGCGCAATGTGCTGCTGGGACAGCTGCACAACGCGCTCAACGAACTGGACCGGCCCATCAAGAGGCTATCGGCGAACCTCAGCCTGTCTGAGTCAGCGTCGTCGTCAACGAccgcacccgccgtggtggctcagtg